From a single Paenibacillus sp. FSL W8-0426 genomic region:
- a CDS encoding sulfatase-like hydrolase/transferase, with product MTAKPKRPHIILFNPDQWRGDVLGHLGNPAARTPHLDRFVAEDAVSFSHTFCQNPVCTPSRCSFMTGWYPHVRGHRTMYHMLKPDEPMLLQKLKEAGYYVWWGGKNDLVDPESGYGEYCDVKYVPPDTTRRMFGPDWRRGKPEEDTFYSFYVGNIDKGDGEDYYPDSDWAHIHGAINLIREARSDQPVCIYLPILYPHPPYAVEEPWYGSIDRSLLPPRVAEPVWEGKPSMLTGLRERMQLHGWTEQRWDELRATYYAMCARVDEQFGLLVQALKDTGMYEDTAIFFFSDHGDFTGDYGLVEKTQNTFEDCLTRVPFIVKPPAGVPVRPGISDAMIELVDLCATVYDYAGIDEGYTHFGRSLCGVISGQLTEHRDAVFSEGGRLHGESHCNESTPFNEDPRSLYWPRGETQRSEGPEHTKATMIRTDRFKYVRRLDEQDELYDLVLDPGETRNRISDPSLAQELQRLKERMLDFYQSTCDVVPHRRARRE from the coding sequence ATGACCGCGAAACCGAAGCGTCCGCATATCATCCTGTTCAATCCGGACCAATGGCGGGGCGATGTGCTCGGCCATCTCGGAAATCCGGCAGCACGAACGCCGCATTTGGACCGTTTCGTAGCCGAAGATGCCGTATCGTTCAGTCACACTTTTTGTCAGAACCCGGTCTGCACGCCAAGCCGCTGCTCCTTTATGACGGGGTGGTATCCGCACGTCAGGGGCCATCGGACCATGTACCATATGCTCAAGCCGGATGAACCCATGCTGCTGCAAAAGCTGAAAGAGGCTGGTTATTACGTATGGTGGGGTGGGAAAAACGATCTGGTCGATCCCGAATCGGGCTATGGCGAATATTGCGACGTCAAGTATGTTCCGCCCGACACAACGAGACGCATGTTCGGACCGGATTGGAGGCGCGGCAAACCGGAAGAGGATACGTTCTATTCGTTTTACGTCGGCAACATCGACAAAGGGGACGGGGAAGACTATTATCCCGACTCGGATTGGGCTCATATCCACGGAGCGATTAATCTGATTCGGGAAGCCCGGTCGGATCAGCCTGTATGCATTTATTTGCCGATCCTGTACCCGCACCCCCCTTATGCCGTAGAAGAGCCATGGTACGGTTCGATTGACCGTTCCTTGCTGCCGCCCCGCGTCGCCGAGCCGGTCTGGGAAGGCAAACCGTCCATGTTAACCGGACTGCGGGAGAGGATGCAGCTGCACGGTTGGACCGAGCAGCGCTGGGACGAGCTGCGAGCAACGTATTACGCCATGTGCGCCAGAGTAGACGAGCAGTTTGGGCTACTTGTTCAGGCTCTGAAGGACACGGGAATGTACGAGGATACGGCCATTTTCTTTTTCTCGGACCACGGCGATTTCACAGGGGACTACGGGCTGGTGGAAAAAACGCAAAACACGTTTGAGGATTGCCTGACCCGCGTCCCCTTTATCGTCAAACCTCCTGCAGGCGTTCCGGTACGGCCAGGCATCTCCGACGCCATGATTGAGCTGGTCGATCTGTGCGCTACGGTATACGATTATGCAGGCATTGACGAGGGGTACACCCATTTTGGCCGTTCCCTTTGCGGCGTAATCAGCGGGCAGCTGACGGAGCACCGTGACGCCGTTTTCAGTGAGGGCGGCCGACTGCATGGCGAATCGCACTGCAACGAATCCACGCCGTTTAACGAAGACCCCCGCAGCCTGTATTGGCCAAGGGGCGAAACGCAGCGCAGCGAGGGACCGGAGCATACCAAAGCCACGATGATCCGCACGGATCGGTTCAAGTATGTGCGCAGACTTGATGAGCAAGACGAGTTATACGATCTCGTTCTCGACCCGGGAGAGACCCGCAACCGGATCAGCGATCCTTCCCTTGCGCAAGAATTGCAACGTTTGAAGGAGCGCATGCTTGATTTTTACCAATCCACTTGCGACGTGGTCCCGCACCGGCGCGCACGACGGGAATGA
- the nagZ gene encoding beta-N-acetylhexosaminidase produces MMEQNQSGRSLLKQMTLREKIGQMLLCGFHGTEASGDIERLLTEVPIGGVIYFARNVESPEQVELLSKGLQHIARGRGNLPLWISIDQEGGMVARITEGIALMPGQMAIAAAGSPEDAYEAARISGMELKSMGINMNFAPVLDINNNPANPVIGVRSFGEEPEAVAEFGVHTIRGLQDAGLAATAKHFPGHGDTDIDSHLDLPVIAHGRERVERVELVPFRAAIAAGVDAMMSAHIYFPALEPQRLPVTLSPAVLSGLLRKELGYEGLIVTDCMEMDAIAVHYGTVEAAVMAVEAGADLVLISHTAKLQRESFGALVQAVESGRISEKRIDESVLRLLTYKAKRGLLRMDADEPAAVAGREKDNAMSLAAAAPEQAERVERGDRSHLDVARRISENSITLVRDEEGMLPLKLERTLVITVATEVTTIADEQLVQAPTLGSALADCGLEVVDLTVSPEDVASDSARLLQAAEDEGVKQIVVGTYNAVNPSGDPQRRLIGRLNRLGKPVAVVALRSPYDLLAIPDASVYVAAYESRPLAMQSIARALTGQIPFAGKLPVSLK; encoded by the coding sequence ATGATGGAGCAGAATCAAAGCGGTCGAAGCCTGCTGAAGCAGATGACGTTGCGCGAGAAAATCGGGCAGATGCTGCTGTGCGGTTTTCACGGCACGGAAGCTTCCGGAGATATTGAGCGCCTGCTGACGGAGGTCCCGATCGGCGGCGTGATCTATTTCGCGCGCAATGTGGAGTCGCCGGAGCAGGTAGAGCTACTGTCGAAAGGATTGCAGCACATTGCCAGGGGCAGAGGGAATTTGCCGCTCTGGATATCCATCGACCAGGAGGGCGGTATGGTAGCGCGAATTACCGAGGGCATTGCGCTGATGCCGGGACAGATGGCGATTGCGGCAGCAGGCTCGCCGGAGGATGCGTACGAAGCTGCGCGCATCAGCGGCATGGAACTGAAATCCATGGGCATTAACATGAACTTCGCCCCGGTACTGGACATCAACAACAATCCGGCTAATCCCGTGATCGGCGTACGTTCCTTCGGGGAAGAACCCGAGGCTGTAGCCGAATTCGGTGTACATACGATAAGAGGGCTGCAGGATGCGGGCCTTGCTGCAACGGCGAAACATTTTCCCGGTCATGGGGACACGGACATAGACTCCCACCTGGATCTTCCCGTCATCGCGCATGGGCGCGAACGGGTAGAACGCGTGGAGCTTGTTCCGTTTCGTGCCGCCATAGCGGCCGGCGTGGACGCGATGATGTCGGCGCATATTTATTTTCCGGCGCTGGAGCCGCAGCGGCTGCCAGTCACGTTATCTCCTGCCGTGCTGAGCGGACTGCTGCGCAAAGAGTTGGGATATGAGGGACTGATCGTTACGGATTGTATGGAGATGGATGCCATTGCCGTTCATTATGGGACGGTGGAGGCTGCGGTCATGGCCGTTGAAGCCGGAGCGGACCTCGTGTTGATCAGCCACACGGCAAAATTGCAGAGGGAGTCCTTCGGTGCGCTGGTACAGGCGGTAGAGAGCGGGAGAATTAGCGAAAAGCGCATCGACGAATCGGTCTTGCGGCTGCTCACATACAAAGCGAAGCGTGGACTGCTGCGGATGGATGCCGACGAGCCGGCAGCAGTGGCTGGCCGCGAAAAGGATAATGCCATGTCACTAGCTGCAGCTGCGCCTGAACAAGCAGAGCGCGTAGAGCGGGGCGATCGCTCGCATCTGGATGTGGCAAGGCGGATCAGCGAGAACAGCATTACGCTGGTTCGCGATGAAGAAGGAATGCTGCCGCTCAAGCTTGAGCGAACGCTGGTCATTACGGTGGCGACGGAGGTAACGACAATTGCTGACGAGCAGCTCGTCCAGGCACCGACGCTTGGTTCGGCACTTGCCGACTGTGGCCTTGAAGTAGTGGATCTGACGGTATCACCGGAAGACGTGGCGTCCGATTCAGCGCGTCTGCTTCAAGCCGCCGAAGATGAGGGTGTCAAGCAGATTGTGGTGGGCACTTACAATGCCGTCAATCCCTCAGGCGACCCGCAGCGCAGATTAATCGGCCGGCTAAACAGACTGGGCAAGCCGGTAGCAGTGGTGGCGCTGCGCAGCCCTTACGATCTGCTGGCCATTCCCGATGCATCGGTATATGTGGCCGCGTACGAGAGCAGGCCGCTGGCTATGCAGAGCATTGCACGCGCGCTGACGGGGCAGATTCCTTTTGCAGGGAAACTTCCGGTGTCTTTGAAATAG
- a CDS encoding formylglycine-generating enzyme family protein, translated as MVRIEGGTFVMGTNDLNGFASDGEGPSRIVEVDSFLMSPYAVTNRDFKEFVKETGYMTEAEQFGWSYVFELLASEKVRNEVQRVPYGVPWWLVVEGACWHRPEGRDSSIEGRENHPVVHVSWNDALAYCSWSGTILPTEAQWEYAARGGLEGKTYVWGNELLLDGEHQCNIWQGRFPTENTAEDGYAGTAPVDAYRPNGYGLYNMAGNVWEWCLDRFTPRYHEITETCNPLFAGMSDKVSMRGGSYLCHHSYCNRYRVAARTGNTPDSSSGNCGFRVVVR; from the coding sequence ATGGTCCGCATCGAAGGCGGCACCTTTGTCATGGGAACCAATGATCTGAACGGTTTCGCCTCGGACGGCGAAGGGCCCTCCAGAATTGTGGAAGTGGATAGCTTCCTTATGTCACCCTATGCAGTGACTAATCGGGATTTCAAGGAATTCGTCAAGGAGACGGGTTACATGACCGAAGCGGAGCAATTCGGCTGGTCTTACGTTTTCGAATTGCTCGCGTCGGAGAAGGTTCGAAACGAAGTGCAGCGCGTGCCTTACGGCGTGCCATGGTGGCTCGTCGTGGAAGGCGCGTGCTGGCACCGCCCCGAAGGGAGGGATTCTTCTATTGAGGGGAGGGAGAACCACCCGGTCGTACACGTCAGTTGGAACGATGCTTTGGCATACTGCTCGTGGTCCGGCACCATCCTGCCGACCGAGGCGCAGTGGGAATATGCAGCGAGAGGAGGATTGGAAGGCAAAACGTATGTATGGGGCAACGAATTGCTGCTTGACGGAGAGCATCAATGCAACATTTGGCAAGGGCGATTCCCGACTGAAAATACTGCAGAAGACGGTTACGCGGGAACCGCACCCGTTGATGCCTACCGTCCCAACGGATACGGTCTGTACAATATGGCCGGGAACGTATGGGAATGGTGCCTCGACCGTTTCACGCCTAGGTATCATGAAATCACCGAAACGTGCAATCCGTTGTTTGCAGGAATGTCGGACAAGGTTTCGATGCGCGGCGGCTCTTATTTGTGCCACCATTCATATTGCAATCGGTATCGTGTAGCTGCGCGAACCGGGAATACGCCAGACAGCTCGTCCGGGAACTGCGGTTTTCGAGTGGTTGTTCGCTAA
- a CDS encoding AraC family transcriptional regulator has product MQRTVPAVDSISKDRIDRWHSQTRQSLEFETRNLLEQLSIQIRWLKEWDVREGHSGRFVFPYTAIWLVTGGKATILYDQTPYIIGKGDIVCIPPQTCQSWQSIDDSEPFHYYAFALEAKIGLLDFIRLYRFPRVASAVDPSAFGKLLQSWHNVADQCMSYTETIKEGRVNGLQQARLDTNQAIQYLKMQTLGLSWLLQLFETLRSFLPERPVMYDHRIFQICNYVAAHLSDPMTLDDLAERAALGKEQFRSLFQQTLGTSPMKYVQLMRMQRAKELLSLTVYPIKDISAQVGFESQHHFSRAFRKHAGISPLEYRRHHTE; this is encoded by the coding sequence TTGCAGAGAACCGTCCCTGCTGTCGATTCCATCTCAAAGGACCGGATTGACCGCTGGCATTCCCAGACCCGCCAGAGTCTTGAATTCGAGACTCGAAACTTGCTGGAACAGCTTTCCATCCAGATCCGATGGCTCAAGGAGTGGGATGTGCGGGAAGGCCATTCCGGCCGGTTTGTTTTCCCGTATACCGCCATTTGGCTGGTTACCGGAGGAAAAGCAACCATCCTGTACGATCAAACCCCTTACATCATCGGAAAAGGGGACATTGTATGCATTCCTCCTCAAACTTGCCAGTCGTGGCAGAGCATTGATGATTCGGAACCTTTTCATTATTATGCGTTTGCTTTGGAGGCCAAGATCGGGCTTCTGGATTTCATTCGCCTGTATCGTTTTCCAAGGGTAGCGTCTGCGGTTGATCCGTCCGCCTTCGGCAAACTGCTGCAATCATGGCACAACGTCGCCGATCAATGCATGTCGTACACCGAAACGATAAAGGAAGGGCGGGTGAACGGATTGCAGCAAGCGAGGTTGGACACGAACCAGGCCATCCAGTATTTGAAGATGCAAACGCTGGGCTTGTCGTGGCTGCTCCAACTGTTCGAGACGCTGCGTTCCTTCTTGCCTGAACGACCTGTAATGTACGACCACCGGATTTTCCAAATATGCAATTACGTCGCGGCGCATTTGTCCGATCCGATGACGCTGGATGATCTGGCGGAGCGTGCCGCTCTCGGCAAGGAGCAATTCAGGTCCCTGTTCCAGCAGACGCTCGGGACGTCGCCCATGAAATATGTGCAATTGATGCGCATGCAGCGAGCCAAGGAGCTGCTTTCGTTGACCGTCTATCCGATCAAGGATATCTCGGCGCAAGTCGGGTTCGAGAGCCAACACCATTTCTCGCGTGCCTTTCGCAAACATGCCGGCATATCGCCGCTGGAGTATCGCAGGCATCATACGGAGTAG
- a CDS encoding carbohydrate ABC transporter permease produces the protein MKPTTFERISAYAALAFVTALSILPLLVLVFTSLKGDDEFGLGRTTILPSGLQFDNYVRALGMAEWGLFFRNSAIVTAAAVGGSLLLNTLAGFAFARLRFRGSQFMFLLLLLGLMIPAQVTVIPQFLLLKSVPFFGGNDWLGSGGTGWLDSYYALIIPELSGAFGIFMARQFFQQVPKALDEAAYIDGAGILRLFFYIYIPLSGPLLGTLGIFKFVAVWNDFFHPLIYTSSPSMRTIQLGLQVFRGEYQVQYNLLMAATLMVSLPIVIAFFLFQKQFIRSVVSSGVKG, from the coding sequence ATGAAACCGACAACATTCGAACGAATTTCAGCCTATGCCGCACTCGCTTTCGTCACCGCGCTGTCTATTCTGCCGCTCCTGGTGCTTGTCTTCACCTCCTTGAAGGGGGATGACGAGTTTGGATTGGGCAGAACGACCATCTTGCCTTCCGGCTTGCAATTCGATAATTACGTCCGGGCGTTGGGCATGGCGGAATGGGGTCTCTTTTTCCGCAATAGTGCTATCGTTACTGCTGCAGCTGTAGGGGGCAGCCTTTTGTTAAATACCCTTGCCGGATTTGCTTTCGCCAGGCTCCGCTTCCGAGGAAGCCAGTTCATGTTCCTGCTGCTGCTGCTCGGCCTCATGATTCCGGCCCAAGTCACGGTCATCCCCCAATTCCTGCTGCTGAAGTCTGTTCCATTCTTCGGCGGGAACGACTGGCTTGGAAGCGGCGGGACCGGCTGGCTGGACAGCTACTATGCCTTGATCATTCCCGAGTTATCCGGAGCGTTCGGCATCTTTATGGCACGGCAATTTTTCCAGCAGGTGCCGAAGGCGCTGGACGAAGCGGCATATATTGACGGAGCCGGTATTCTGAGATTGTTTTTCTACATCTATATCCCGCTGAGCGGGCCGCTGCTCGGTACACTTGGCATTTTCAAATTCGTTGCGGTGTGGAACGACTTCTTTCACCCGCTCATCTACACCAGCAGCCCGTCCATGCGAACAATCCAACTGGGCCTTCAAGTTTTCCGGGGCGAATATCAGGTGCAATACAACCTGTTGATGGCCGCTACACTGATGGTGTCTTTGCCCATCGTCATTGCCTTTTTCCTATTCCAAAAACAATTCATCCGCAGCGTGGTATCCTCGGGTGTGAAAGGATGA
- a CDS encoding sulfatase: MKAIMVMFDTLNRHMLSPYGAPDWVQTPHFDRLARRSAVFLNSYIGSMPCMPARRELHTARHNFLHRSWGPLEPFDDSAIELLGQAGVYTHLVTDHQHYWEDGGGTYHPRYESFEFVRGQEGDPWKGEVSEEATQGRAGSGIPLTYQKIVHHDRINRKHIVSEEQFPQAQTFELGIDFIRRNAGQERWFLQLETFDPHEPFYSPESFRNLYPKLIGDRGNDWPAYGPVKETDDEVERMRHRYAALLTMCDDHLGKVLDVMDELDLWKDTLLIVNTDHGFLLGEHGHWAKCVQPFYNEVAHTPLFIWDPRSNVQGERRNSLVQTIDLPVTLLDYFGVQPTSDMHGQSLRATITSDQPVREAALFGLHGGHVCVTDGRYVYMRAAASEDNQPLFDYTLMPTHMRSRFSPSELQDMELAGPLPFTKGAQVLKIRSAGRGTLHQFGSLLFDLETDPRQEHPIEDAQLEAKMVALLIRLMQENDAPIEQYERLGLEPNARREAKVPYSGELASEGEKEHRP, from the coding sequence ATGAAAGCAATCATGGTCATGTTCGACACGTTAAATCGGCATATGCTCTCCCCCTACGGCGCGCCCGATTGGGTACAAACGCCTCATTTCGACAGGCTTGCCCGGCGCAGCGCCGTTTTCCTGAACAGTTATATCGGCAGCATGCCCTGCATGCCGGCCCGCCGGGAACTGCACACAGCTCGGCATAATTTCCTGCACCGAAGCTGGGGCCCGCTGGAACCGTTCGACGATTCCGCCATCGAGCTGCTTGGGCAAGCAGGAGTGTACACTCATTTGGTCACGGATCACCAACATTATTGGGAAGACGGGGGAGGAACATATCACCCCAGATATGAGAGCTTTGAATTCGTTCGCGGCCAGGAAGGAGACCCTTGGAAAGGTGAGGTAAGCGAGGAGGCTACCCAAGGAAGAGCGGGATCGGGCATCCCGTTAACGTACCAGAAAATTGTTCATCACGACCGGATCAATCGCAAACACATCGTTTCCGAGGAGCAATTTCCGCAGGCACAGACCTTTGAGCTGGGTATCGACTTCATCCGCCGCAACGCTGGTCAAGAACGCTGGTTCCTGCAGCTGGAGACGTTCGATCCGCACGAACCGTTCTACAGTCCGGAATCGTTCCGCAACTTGTATCCGAAGCTGATCGGGGATCGTGGAAACGATTGGCCGGCTTACGGACCCGTGAAGGAAACGGATGACGAGGTAGAGCGCATGCGGCATCGTTATGCGGCCCTGCTCACCATGTGTGATGACCATCTTGGGAAAGTGCTGGATGTCATGGACGAGCTGGATCTGTGGAAAGATACATTGCTTATCGTGAATACGGATCATGGCTTCTTGCTTGGCGAGCACGGACATTGGGCCAAATGCGTGCAGCCCTTCTATAACGAGGTCGCCCACACGCCGCTGTTTATCTGGGACCCGCGCAGCAACGTTCAGGGGGAACGGCGAAACAGCCTTGTTCAAACCATCGACCTGCCTGTAACGCTGCTCGATTATTTCGGCGTGCAGCCTACATCCGATATGCATGGTCAATCCCTTCGCGCTACCATAACCAGCGATCAACCTGTGCGCGAAGCAGCGCTGTTCGGATTGCATGGCGGCCACGTATGCGTTACAGACGGGCGTTACGTATATATGAGAGCAGCCGCAAGCGAGGACAACCAGCCGCTGTTCGACTACACCCTGATGCCCACGCATATGCGAAGCCGCTTCTCCCCTTCCGAGCTGCAGGACATGGAGCTTGCCGGACCACTTCCGTTTACCAAAGGAGCACAGGTCTTGAAAATAAGGAGCGCAGGCCGGGGAACGCTGCATCAGTTCGGCTCGCTGTTGTTCGACCTGGAAACGGACCCGCGACAGGAGCATCCAATCGAGGATGCACAACTTGAGGCCAAAATGGTTGCTTTGCTCATCCGTCTTATGCAAGAGAACGATGCGCCGATCGAGCAATATGAACGATTGGGACTCGAACCGAACGCACGCCGGGAAGCAAAAGTGCCGTATTCCGGGGAATTGGCTTCCGAAGGCGAAAAGGAGCATCGTCCATGA
- a CDS encoding sugar ABC transporter permease, giving the protein MNKGLNRVFPYLFVFPSMLLFVWFGLIPIAWIVYLSFTDYSMLQPPVWKGLDNYARLLQDPLFAKSVGNTAWYWLGTVLPSMAIGLVLAVLMSMQLKLLPLFRALIYLPGTLSSVAVAMTWLWLLDPSSGPVNRWLSFMGVAGRNWLNSPDTSLASIIVIGIWTGIGFCMIVLLGGIQGISVSLYEAAALDGASGLRQFFHITIPLLKPMLLFLFIIATIRSFQVFDLVYILTGGGPANSSTTIVSQIVNASFQEYRMGYASAMAVFLLLVTLAVTLLQYWMGGRNSASD; this is encoded by the coding sequence ATGAATAAAGGCTTGAATCGCGTTTTCCCGTATCTGTTCGTTTTTCCGAGCATGCTGCTATTCGTATGGTTTGGGCTGATTCCAATCGCCTGGATCGTCTACCTGAGCTTCACTGATTACTCCATGCTGCAGCCTCCCGTATGGAAAGGGCTCGACAATTATGCACGCCTGCTCCAAGATCCGCTGTTCGCCAAATCGGTGGGCAACACCGCATGGTACTGGCTCGGCACCGTATTGCCCTCGATGGCCATCGGCCTTGTTCTGGCTGTGCTCATGTCCATGCAACTAAAGCTGCTGCCCCTCTTCCGGGCTTTGATCTACTTGCCCGGCACATTGTCTTCCGTTGCCGTTGCCATGACATGGCTATGGCTGCTGGATCCGTCCAGCGGGCCGGTGAACCGCTGGCTTTCTTTCATGGGCGTTGCCGGACGCAACTGGCTGAATAGCCCGGACACGTCCCTTGCTTCCATCATCGTGATTGGCATATGGACAGGCATCGGATTTTGCATGATCGTGCTGCTCGGCGGCATTCAAGGCATATCGGTCAGCCTGTATGAAGCCGCCGCGCTCGATGGCGCTTCCGGATTACGTCAGTTTTTTCACATCACGATTCCCCTCCTGAAGCCCATGCTGTTGTTCCTGTTTATCATTGCAACCATTCGGTCGTTTCAGGTTTTCGATCTGGTATACATTCTGACCGGCGGCGGTCCTGCCAATTCGAGCACAACGATCGTCAGCCAGATCGTCAATGCCAGCTTCCAAGAATACCGAATGGGATACGCTTCGGCGATGGCCGTCTTTTTGCTGCTGGTCACGCTGGCTGTCACGCTGCTGCAATACTGGATGGGCGGACGAAATTCTGCCTCAGATTAG
- a CDS encoding extracellular solute-binding protein, which translates to MLKANSLIRAILTMTALSLLLAGCGLTSSGQPNASSTDKVENAGQIALSFWFPGTDQVTVNAVKESIETFEEQNPNIKVNLTSVPWDQYFQKLAVAYSGGTQPDVHGLGFGQLISTVDQGKYLNLQPYIDKDQWEGTTDFYPDILKAGQWENGQYGLLIPDLRPLAWRKDYLAEAGLDPESPPQTLDELFQYADRLKVVQNGQTVRSGLDIQTSNGEQSYLSLLLLYGENFYDKEGNPTFDSETSIALVEKLVELYKAGVFTASNQQQTGGTPFAQGQAAMAFVSPSNTASLIQSIGKEQVDWALPPAGPNGERTSLMLGTFLTAAKASKHPEEAWTFIKFWFSPDNQMAYTSKTGALPPLQSIQDEYLTNFPQNQVIYEAMNDAQGYIASKYWSVNIKYLRTALEEAYNGSKSAEDALTANAELARDEIKSIK; encoded by the coding sequence ATGTTGAAAGCAAATTCACTCATTCGCGCCATCCTGACAATGACCGCCTTAAGTCTGCTGCTTGCCGGATGCGGTCTGACGAGCAGTGGCCAACCTAACGCTTCCAGCACCGATAAGGTAGAGAACGCTGGACAAATTGCACTGAGCTTCTGGTTTCCGGGGACGGATCAGGTGACTGTAAACGCTGTAAAGGAGTCTATCGAAACGTTCGAGGAGCAGAACCCAAATATTAAGGTAAATCTAACCTCTGTCCCTTGGGACCAATATTTCCAGAAACTTGCCGTCGCGTACTCCGGTGGAACGCAACCGGATGTGCATGGTCTCGGCTTCGGTCAGCTCATTTCCACGGTAGATCAGGGCAAATATCTGAACCTGCAGCCATACATCGACAAAGACCAGTGGGAAGGGACAACCGACTTCTACCCCGATATCCTCAAAGCAGGCCAGTGGGAGAATGGACAATACGGGCTGTTGATACCGGATCTGCGCCCACTGGCATGGCGTAAAGATTATTTGGCCGAAGCCGGCCTGGATCCGGAATCTCCGCCGCAAACCCTCGATGAGCTGTTCCAGTACGCCGATCGGTTGAAAGTCGTGCAAAACGGCCAGACGGTACGCTCCGGCTTGGATATTCAGACGAGCAACGGAGAGCAATCCTATCTATCCCTCCTGCTCCTATACGGAGAGAATTTTTACGACAAGGAAGGCAATCCGACCTTTGATTCGGAAACCTCCATCGCTCTGGTTGAGAAACTGGTCGAGCTATACAAAGCGGGTGTATTCACGGCAAGCAATCAGCAGCAGACCGGAGGGACACCTTTCGCTCAAGGTCAGGCCGCGATGGCATTCGTCTCTCCTTCCAATACCGCATCCTTGATTCAATCCATCGGAAAGGAGCAGGTGGATTGGGCGCTTCCGCCAGCAGGACCGAACGGAGAACGCACATCGCTGATGCTGGGCACGTTCCTGACAGCAGCCAAGGCTTCCAAACATCCGGAGGAAGCTTGGACTTTCATCAAGTTCTGGTTCAGCCCGGACAATCAAATGGCTTATACTTCCAAGACCGGAGCACTTCCGCCTTTGCAATCCATTCAAGACGAATATCTGACGAACTTTCCGCAAAATCAAGTGATCTATGAAGCGATGAACGATGCACAAGGGTATATCGCCTCCAAATACTGGTCAGTAAACATCAAATATCTGAGAACGGCCCTCGAAGAAGCCTATAATGGCTCCAAATCGGCGGAAGATGCTTTGACTGCCAACGCCGAGCTTGCGCGGGACGAAATCAAGTCCATCAAGTAA